From Rudanella lutea DSM 19387, a single genomic window includes:
- the hisB gene encoding bifunctional histidinol-phosphatase/imidazoleglycerol-phosphate dehydratase HisB, with the protein MRTVLFIDRDGTLIVEPQPDQQVDSLEKLTFIPGVLSGMRRIAQDTDYVLAMVTNQDGLGTASFPEETFWPAHNKMLETFAAENVHFDSIHIDKHFPRDNSTTRKPGTGMLTDYLTGEYDLANSYVIGDRLTDVQLAINLGAKAILFLPNAGEASPVLNADVDGMTDEMRNAIAFSSGDWHSIYEFLRLPARTATVERNTKETQIRIELNLDGTGRADMQTGLGFFDHMLDQLAKHSGADLSIRVQGDLHIDEHHTIEDTALALGEAYRKALGDKRGISRYGFLLPMDEALAQVAIDFSGRPWIVWDAEFRREKIGEMPTEMFFHFFKSFSDTAQCNLNIKVEGDNEHHKIEAVFKAFAKAIKMAVRRDINELNNLPSTKGVL; encoded by the coding sequence ATGCGAACTGTATTGTTTATCGACCGCGACGGCACCCTCATTGTAGAGCCGCAGCCCGACCAGCAGGTCGATTCGTTAGAGAAGCTCACCTTTATTCCGGGGGTACTTTCGGGAATGCGCCGTATTGCCCAGGATACCGATTATGTACTGGCTATGGTGACCAATCAGGATGGCCTCGGAACGGCTTCGTTCCCGGAAGAGACCTTCTGGCCTGCACATAACAAGATGCTCGAGACCTTTGCGGCCGAAAATGTCCATTTCGACAGCATTCATATTGATAAACACTTCCCGCGCGACAACTCGACTACCCGCAAGCCGGGCACGGGGATGCTCACCGACTACCTCACCGGGGAATATGACCTGGCCAATAGTTACGTGATTGGTGATCGGCTGACGGATGTGCAACTGGCCATTAATTTGGGGGCTAAAGCGATCTTGTTTCTGCCCAATGCGGGCGAGGCCTCGCCGGTGCTCAATGCCGATGTGGATGGGATGACCGACGAAATGCGCAATGCCATTGCTTTCAGCTCGGGCGACTGGCACTCCATTTACGAATTTTTGCGGCTACCCGCCCGCACGGCCACCGTTGAGCGAAACACCAAAGAAACCCAAATTCGGATTGAGCTAAACCTCGACGGAACGGGCCGGGCCGATATGCAGACGGGCCTTGGCTTTTTCGACCATATGCTCGACCAACTGGCCAAGCACTCAGGAGCTGACCTAAGCATTCGGGTGCAGGGCGATTTGCACATCGACGAACACCACACGATTGAAGACACGGCGCTGGCGCTGGGCGAAGCGTACCGCAAGGCTCTTGGCGACAAGCGGGGTATCAGCCGGTACGGATTCCTCTTGCCCATGGACGAGGCCCTGGCGCAGGTAGCGATCGACTTTTCGGGACGGCCCTGGATTGTGTGGGATGCGGAGTTTCGGCGGGAGAAAATTGGGGAAATGCCGACCGAAATGTTTTTCCACTTTTTCAAGTCATTCAGCGATACTGCCCAGTGTAACCTCAATATCAAGGTAGAGGGGGATAATGAACACCATAAAATTGAGGCTGTGTTTAAGGCATTTGCCAAAGCGATCAAAATGGCGGTTCGGCGGGATATAAACGAGCTAAACAACCTGCCCAGCACAAAAGGAGTGCTGTAG
- a CDS encoding DUF5683 domain-containing protein translates to MRGERIVRVLVLALSMWGHYANAQTTGAAPDTLRPAGADSIRVGSSVLTTEPSGIDTAGAKPLSAKQEALRRTIIPRKATLRSIMLPGLGQAYNRDFWKIPLIYAGIGTSIYFLVDNNREYLKFENAYRVAYNDTTNGPGQGTALVYIRSRNSEQRLGVAQLKSATSTYQRYRDMNVIITVALWALNAIEANVAAHLKTFDLSDDLSLRIRPNLRSVSGTTVPGVRLTLNFKK, encoded by the coding sequence ATGAGAGGGGAAAGGATTGTGCGGGTGCTCGTATTGGCGCTGAGTATGTGGGGGCATTACGCCAACGCGCAAACGACCGGGGCTGCCCCCGACACGCTGCGACCAGCCGGTGCCGACAGTATTCGGGTGGGTAGTTCGGTACTGACCACTGAGCCATCAGGCATTGATACGGCAGGCGCGAAGCCCCTGTCGGCCAAACAGGAAGCCCTGCGCCGGACGATTATTCCCCGTAAGGCAACGCTCCGGTCTATCATGCTGCCCGGCTTAGGACAGGCCTACAACCGCGATTTCTGGAAAATACCGTTGATTTACGCGGGTATTGGTACGTCGATCTACTTTTTGGTTGATAACAACCGGGAGTATCTCAAGTTTGAAAATGCCTACCGGGTTGCCTATAACGATACCACCAACGGGCCCGGACAAGGCACGGCTTTGGTGTACATCAGAAGCCGAAATAGTGAGCAACGGCTGGGGGTTGCCCAGCTCAAAAGCGCGACAAGTACGTACCAGCGTTACCGCGATATGAACGTGATTATTACGGTGGCACTGTGGGCACTCAATGCGATAGAGGCCAACGTGGCCGCTCACCTGAAAACATTTGACCTGTCGGACGACCTGAGCCTGCGCATACGGCCCAATTTGCGGTCGGTAAGCGGCACCACGGTACCGGGCGTCCGGTTAACCTTGAATTTTAAAAAATGA
- the dapB gene encoding 4-hydroxy-tetrahydrodipicolinate reductase, with the protein MNILLLGYGKMGRTIEQIALERGHQIVGRIDVNNRHELDALANDAVDAVIEFSTPDSVVGNLTYCFERGWPVVCGTTGWLSERPAIEKLCREKNGAFFYASNYSIGVNLFFRLNKTLAQFMHQYPSYRVSMTEIHHTEKKDSPSGTAITLAEGIMANLPGKTRWQEQAEGVAESDDAVMIESVREGKVPGTHTVRYESEVDRIEISHVAHSRQGFALGAVVAAEWIAGRQGIFGMDDLLGM; encoded by the coding sequence ATGAATATTCTTTTACTCGGCTATGGCAAAATGGGCCGGACCATCGAGCAGATTGCGCTCGAACGAGGACACCAGATTGTTGGCCGGATTGACGTAAACAACCGGCACGAACTGGATGCCCTCGCCAACGATGCCGTGGATGCCGTGATTGAGTTCAGCACGCCCGACTCAGTGGTGGGGAATCTGACCTACTGTTTTGAGCGCGGTTGGCCGGTTGTGTGCGGCACCACCGGTTGGCTAAGTGAGCGCCCCGCCATTGAAAAGCTGTGCCGGGAGAAAAACGGCGCCTTTTTCTATGCATCGAACTACAGCATCGGTGTGAACCTGTTTTTCCGGCTCAACAAAACGTTGGCCCAGTTTATGCACCAGTACCCGTCGTACCGGGTGTCGATGACCGAAATTCACCACACTGAAAAGAAAGACTCACCCAGCGGTACGGCCATTACGCTCGCCGAAGGGATTATGGCTAACCTGCCCGGTAAAACACGTTGGCAGGAGCAGGCCGAAGGAGTTGCCGAGTCCGACGATGCGGTCATGATCGAGTCGGTTCGGGAAGGAAAAGTACCCGGCACGCACACCGTTCGGTACGAGTCGGAGGTAGACCGGATCGAGATCAGCCACGTGGCGCACAGTCGGCAGGGGTTTGCCCTTGGGGCCGTGGTTGCCGCCGAGTGGATTGCGGGTCGGCAGGGTATATTTGGTATGGATGATTTATTAGGAATGTAG
- a CDS encoding O-methyltransferase, translating into MIQAYLRYWLAARDEHSLHSPFLYDLYTRTIRVDDREAPVYTPIAQVRQQLCSNPTQIHVTDFGTGAGQYHRSVSSIARKSLKADKYGRLLHRLTQRFQTRTVLDLGTSLGVTTAYLAKGAEAVGGQVVTFEGCPETADLAGQTFAQLGCTNVRQVVGNLDQTLVPALAQLPPVDLVFFDANHRYTPTIQYFTACLERIHNDSVFVFDDIHWSAEMEQAWQTIREHPAVTVSVDLFALGLVFFRREQPRQHFVLRF; encoded by the coding sequence TTGATTCAAGCGTACCTCCGTTATTGGCTCGCGGCCCGCGACGAGCACTCTCTTCATTCGCCCTTTTTGTACGATCTGTACACGCGTACCATCCGTGTTGACGACCGGGAAGCCCCTGTTTACACGCCTATTGCGCAGGTACGGCAGCAGCTTTGCTCAAACCCTACGCAAATCCACGTGACCGATTTTGGTACCGGAGCCGGACAGTATCACCGATCGGTAAGCTCTATTGCCCGAAAATCGCTCAAGGCCGACAAATACGGCCGCTTGCTGCACCGACTTACCCAACGTTTTCAGACCCGTACCGTGCTCGATTTGGGCACCTCGCTGGGGGTTACCACGGCGTATCTGGCCAAAGGGGCCGAGGCTGTTGGGGGGCAAGTGGTCACCTTTGAAGGCTGCCCCGAAACGGCGGATCTGGCGGGTCAGACCTTTGCGCAACTGGGATGTACCAACGTGCGGCAGGTGGTGGGTAACCTCGATCAGACTCTGGTCCCCGCTTTAGCACAATTACCACCGGTTGATCTGGTTTTTTTTGATGCTAATCACCGATATACGCCTACTATTCAGTATTTTACGGCTTGTTTAGAGCGGATTCACAACGACTCGGTATTTGTTTTCGATGATATTCACTGGTCGGCCGAGATGGAGCAGGCCTGGCAAACGATTCGGGAGCATCCGGCCGTGACGGTGTCGGTCGATTTGTTTGCTCTCGGGCTGGTTTTTTTCCGGCGCGAACAACCCCGGCAGCACTTCGTTCTTCGCTTTTAG
- a CDS encoding DEAD/DEAH box helicase, with protein sequence MEVNQNEEFQTPQEDAPVKAAPKKTKSKKAVSAETSVEETAAADVAPVVEAAVETAPVADEAEVVVETVTVQPAAADSTAPVTLESLLVDPKQRTFAQLNLSDELLRAVTDMGFTSPSPIQAEAIPAIMTGRDVIGQAQTGTGKTAAFGIPALEIVDPSERHVQVLILCPTRELALQVADEMRKLSKHKRGVKVEAIYGGDSIERQIRSLKSGVHVVIGTPGRVMDHMERNTLKLDNVKMMILDEADEMLDMGFREDIESILEDMPEERQTVLFSATMSKPIMTITQRFQQDPILVKVIKKELTNTNIEQVYFEVKPKAKVEVMCRLIDTYDLKLLLVFANTKRKVDEIVEDLQVRGYMAEGLHGDLRQAQRNNVMSKFRSGTTNILVATDVAARGIDVDDVDAVINFDIPLDEEYYVHRIGRTGRAGKSGRAFSFVSRDEKYRFREIQNYTKVRVEKGVIPSFEDIVGLRKARFIEQLRESITSSDDLHLYSDILTQLHHAGLSTEQVVAALVKRSMGIVKNEFSDQNLGLEDDRRERRDRGRGDDRYGDRREGGGRFGDRNDRFGGDRNDRGGRFGDRNDRGNSRFGDRNDRGNSRFGDRNEGSFGPRDGGGRRGYFEKDNARPPRERDANMTRLFVSIGRRDYVRPGDIVGAIAGEANIPGGSIGHIDIFDKHTFVDVPSDMANRVVEIMDGNSIKGRRVGVEVAR encoded by the coding sequence ATGGAAGTGAATCAAAATGAGGAGTTCCAAACTCCGCAGGAAGACGCGCCCGTAAAGGCCGCTCCTAAAAAAACCAAATCAAAAAAAGCAGTTAGCGCTGAAACATCGGTTGAAGAAACCGCTGCTGCCGACGTAGCACCGGTGGTTGAGGCCGCCGTTGAAACGGCACCGGTGGCCGACGAAGCCGAGGTAGTCGTTGAAACCGTAACGGTACAGCCCGCAGCTGCCGACAGTACCGCTCCGGTAACGCTCGAAAGCCTGCTGGTTGACCCCAAGCAGCGGACGTTTGCCCAGCTGAACCTGTCCGACGAACTGCTTCGGGCCGTGACCGACATGGGATTCACCTCGCCTTCGCCGATTCAGGCCGAAGCGATTCCGGCTATCATGACCGGTCGCGATGTGATCGGACAAGCCCAAACCGGTACGGGTAAAACCGCTGCGTTCGGTATTCCGGCCCTCGAAATTGTGGACCCAAGCGAGCGCCATGTGCAGGTGCTCATTCTGTGCCCAACCCGCGAATTGGCCCTTCAGGTAGCCGACGAAATGCGGAAGCTTTCGAAGCACAAGCGTGGCGTAAAAGTAGAGGCCATTTACGGTGGTGACTCTATTGAGCGGCAAATTCGCTCCCTCAAAAGTGGGGTTCATGTAGTAATCGGGACGCCCGGCCGCGTGATGGACCACATGGAGCGGAATACCCTGAAGCTCGACAATGTGAAGATGATGATTCTCGATGAGGCCGATGAGATGCTCGATATGGGCTTCCGCGAAGACATCGAAAGCATTCTGGAAGACATGCCCGAAGAGCGCCAGACGGTGCTGTTCTCGGCTACCATGTCGAAGCCGATCATGACCATCACGCAGCGGTTCCAGCAGGATCCGATTCTGGTGAAAGTGATTAAGAAAGAATTGACCAACACCAACATCGAGCAGGTTTACTTCGAAGTAAAACCCAAGGCGAAGGTGGAGGTAATGTGCCGTTTGATTGACACGTACGACCTGAAACTGTTGCTGGTATTTGCCAACACAAAGCGTAAGGTCGATGAAATCGTGGAAGACCTTCAGGTACGTGGCTACATGGCCGAGGGTTTGCACGGCGATTTGCGTCAGGCCCAGCGGAACAACGTAATGTCGAAGTTCCGGTCGGGTACAACCAATATTCTGGTAGCTACCGACGTAGCCGCCCGTGGTATCGACGTTGATGATGTAGACGCGGTAATCAACTTCGACATTCCGCTCGACGAAGAGTATTATGTACACCGCATTGGCCGCACAGGCCGGGCGGGTAAGTCGGGCCGGGCGTTCTCGTTTGTGAGCCGCGACGAAAAATACCGCTTCCGGGAGATCCAGAACTACACCAAAGTTCGGGTTGAGAAAGGGGTTATTCCGTCGTTTGAAGACATCGTTGGTCTCCGCAAAGCCCGGTTTATTGAGCAACTGCGCGAGTCGATTACCTCAAGCGACGACCTGCATCTGTACAGCGATATTCTGACCCAACTGCACCACGCCGGTCTGTCGACCGAGCAAGTGGTAGCCGCTCTGGTGAAACGCAGCATGGGTATCGTGAAAAATGAGTTTTCGGATCAGAACCTGGGTCTGGAAGACGACCGTCGCGAACGGCGTGACCGGGGCCGGGGTGATGACCGCTACGGCGACCGTCGTGAAGGAGGTGGCCGCTTCGGCGATCGCAACGACCGGTTCGGCGGTGACCGCAACGATCGGGGTGGCCGCTTCGGCGATCGCAACGACCGGGGTAACAGCCGCTTTGGTGACCGGAACGACCGGGGCAATAGCCGCTTTGGCGATCGGAACGAAGGCAGCTTTGGCCCACGTGATGGTGGTGGCCGCCGGGGGTATTTTGAGAAAGATAACGCCCGCCCACCCCGCGAACGCGATGCCAACATGACCCGCTTGTTTGTGAGCATTGGTCGGCGCGATTACGTGCGGCCGGGCGACATTGTCGGGGCTATTGCCGGCGAAGCCAACATTCCGGGTGGTAGCATTGGTCACATCGATATTTTCGACAAGCACACGTTTGTCGACGTACCGAGCGATATGGCTAACCGGGTTGTTGAAATCATGGACGGTAACTCCATCAAAGGTCGTCGGGTAGGCGTTGAAGTCGCCCGGTAA
- the ung gene encoding uracil-DNA glycosylase has protein sequence MKVVIAESWQKRLQAEFDQPYFVKLAQFVRDEYSTQRVYPPGKLIFNAFDKCSFDNTRVVILGQDPYHGEGQANGLAFSVADGITKPPSLINIFKEIQDDLGKPIPKSGNLERWAEQGVMLLNATLTVRAGQAGSHQGKGWETFTDAVIKLISDEKEHVVFLLWGAYAQKKGAVIDAKKHLVLTSKHPSPMAAQWGGWFGNKHFSQANAYLREHGLPEINW, from the coding sequence ATGAAAGTTGTCATTGCCGAATCGTGGCAGAAACGGCTACAGGCCGAGTTTGATCAACCCTATTTTGTTAAGTTAGCCCAGTTTGTCCGCGACGAGTACAGTACACAACGCGTATATCCGCCGGGCAAACTCATTTTCAATGCTTTCGACAAATGCAGCTTCGACAACACCCGGGTGGTGATTCTGGGGCAAGACCCGTATCATGGCGAGGGGCAAGCCAACGGACTGGCTTTTTCGGTAGCCGATGGTATTACAAAGCCGCCTTCGTTGATCAATATTTTTAAAGAGATACAGGACGACCTGGGTAAACCCATTCCGAAATCGGGGAACCTCGAACGCTGGGCTGAGCAGGGTGTTATGCTCCTCAATGCTACCCTAACCGTACGGGCCGGTCAGGCGGGGTCGCATCAGGGAAAAGGCTGGGAAACCTTCACCGATGCCGTTATCAAGCTCATTTCCGACGAAAAAGAGCACGTTGTTTTTCTGCTTTGGGGAGCTTATGCACAAAAAAAAGGCGCCGTAATTGACGCCAAAAAACACCTTGTCCTGACCAGCAAACACCCGTCGCCCATGGCGGCTCAGTGGGGGGGCTGGTTTGGCAACAAGCACTTCAGTCAGGCAAACGCCTATCTACGCGAGCACGGGTTGCCGGAGATTAATTGGTAA
- the apaG gene encoding Co2+/Mg2+ efflux protein ApaG: protein MISAVTEGIRVSVKTEYQSDYSSPLQAHYVFTYRITIENASDYTVHLLRRRWTIYDSNGTIREVEGEGVVGQQPVLEPGEVHEYVSGCNLRSSMGKMVGSYLIERIIDGKRLHITIPEFTMVVPFRLN, encoded by the coding sequence ATGATTTCGGCAGTAACGGAAGGTATCAGGGTGAGTGTGAAAACCGAGTATCAGTCGGACTACTCCAGCCCCTTACAGGCGCATTACGTTTTCACATACCGAATCACGATTGAAAATGCCAGCGACTACACCGTACATCTGCTTCGGCGTCGCTGGACAATCTACGACTCCAACGGCACCATTCGCGAGGTAGAAGGCGAAGGTGTGGTGGGTCAGCAACCCGTGCTTGAGCCGGGCGAGGTGCACGAATACGTATCGGGCTGCAATCTGCGCTCCAGCATGGGCAAGATGGTCGGTTCGTACCTGATTGAGCGCATCATCGACGGCAAACGCCTTCACATTACCATCCCGGAGTTCACCATGGTGGTTCCGTTCAGATTAAATTAA
- the lepB gene encoding signal peptidase I: MAITEQKPVSKQKPKKSPLREWFDSILFAVVAATLIRWLFMEAFTIPTPSMENSLLVGDFLFVSKLHYGTRTPRTPLQVPLTHQKIWGTEIPSYSTALQLPSFRLPGFTSVKNGDVVVFNYPIEDQYPPDLRTNYIKRCIGIPGDVVELRSQEVFINGKPMPTPPGVQHEYIVFTADQSWEDKYFRKFGIVNDYRDPDPNNHTLNWQPWQQYNDSTKQNELIGYKVITTKETAEKFKTVEGVKAVTLLVDQPGTGFGVYGGEQTKWNRDFFGPLQVPKKGQTIQLTPQTIAFYGPVIQRYEDNGKVELTANSVTVDGKPITSYTFKQDYYFMMGDNRHNSLDSRFWGFVPEDHIVGKAVFVWMSIDPNPESFWQKIRWSRLFSIIK; the protein is encoded by the coding sequence ATGGCAATAACGGAGCAAAAACCAGTCTCGAAACAAAAGCCTAAAAAGTCGCCCCTTCGTGAGTGGTTCGACTCAATACTGTTCGCCGTTGTGGCAGCTACGCTTATCCGATGGCTGTTCATGGAGGCTTTTACCATCCCGACGCCCTCCATGGAAAACAGCTTGCTGGTGGGCGATTTTCTGTTTGTGAGCAAACTGCATTACGGTACGCGCACCCCGCGCACGCCCTTGCAGGTGCCTCTGACGCACCAGAAAATATGGGGCACCGAAATCCCGTCGTACAGCACGGCGCTCCAGTTACCGTCGTTTCGGTTGCCGGGCTTCACCAGCGTGAAAAATGGCGATGTGGTGGTGTTTAACTACCCCATTGAAGATCAGTACCCCCCCGATTTGCGGACCAACTACATCAAACGCTGTATTGGTATTCCGGGCGACGTGGTCGAGCTGCGGAGTCAGGAGGTATTTATCAATGGAAAGCCAATGCCCACTCCGCCTGGGGTGCAGCATGAGTATATCGTATTTACCGCTGATCAAAGTTGGGAAGATAAATATTTTCGAAAATTTGGAATAGTTAATGATTATCGAGATCCTGACCCAAATAATCACACGTTAAATTGGCAACCTTGGCAGCAGTATAACGACTCTACTAAGCAAAATGAGCTTATTGGTTATAAGGTTATCACTACTAAAGAAACTGCCGAGAAGTTCAAAACGGTTGAGGGCGTTAAGGCCGTTACCTTACTTGTCGATCAACCGGGAACGGGCTTTGGGGTATACGGTGGCGAGCAAACTAAATGGAACCGGGACTTCTTCGGGCCGTTGCAGGTGCCTAAAAAAGGGCAGACCATTCAGCTCACCCCACAAACCATTGCGTTCTACGGACCGGTGATTCAGCGGTATGAAGATAACGGCAAAGTGGAGCTGACGGCCAACAGCGTTACGGTCGACGGGAAGCCGATTACGTCGTACACGTTCAAACAAGATTACTATTTCATGATGGGCGATAACCGGCATAACTCCCTCGATTCGCGGTTCTGGGGCTTCGTTCCCGAAGACCACATTGTGGGTAAGGCCGTATTTGTCTGGATGTCGATTGACCCGAATCCAGAGTCGTTCTGGCAGAAAATCCGCTGGAGCCGCCTGTTTAGCATCATTAAATAA
- a CDS encoding 1-acyl-sn-glycerol-3-phosphate acyltransferase has translation MLGAIARWLFVSVYGWRVVGPVPHHLPKAIWVVAPHTTNWDFPIGLGVRPTIHIWIEYLAKSSLFTWYAGWLFRALGGRPVYRDKSRNMVDAVADVLNKADQLHICIAPEGTRSDVEKLKTGFYYMALKANVPLILTGFDWTNRRVILSEPLYVTGNYEQDMLPFYEFFSKVPGKKKTWLKRWEATGVM, from the coding sequence ATGCTCGGTGCTATTGCCCGTTGGTTATTTGTTTCGGTGTACGGCTGGCGGGTTGTCGGCCCGGTTCCCCATCATCTGCCCAAAGCAATTTGGGTAGTAGCTCCGCATACAACCAACTGGGACTTTCCTATTGGGTTGGGCGTACGGCCTACCATCCATATCTGGATTGAGTACCTGGCCAAAAGTTCGCTTTTTACCTGGTATGCTGGCTGGCTGTTCCGTGCCCTCGGCGGGCGGCCTGTGTACCGCGATAAGTCGCGCAATATGGTCGATGCCGTAGCCGATGTGCTCAACAAAGCCGACCAACTACATATCTGCATTGCGCCCGAAGGCACCCGCAGCGATGTCGAAAAGCTCAAAACCGGCTTTTACTATATGGCTCTCAAGGCCAATGTGCCCTTGATCCTGACCGGATTCGACTGGACCAACCGCCGGGTTATTCTGAGCGAACCCCTCTACGTAACGGGCAATTACGAGCAGGACATGCTGCCCTTCTACGAATTCTTCAGCAAGGTGCCGGGCAAGAAAAAAACCTGGCTCAAACGCTGGGAAGCTACCGGCGTGATGTAG
- a CDS encoding ParB/RepB/Spo0J family partition protein gives MDTSNAKAPKRMTGLGRGLGALLQDSDGGSRHTKPSPFEAISTMTEINLGYIETNPFQPRTRFDEEALNELAESIRVQGIIQPITVRQLGKDQYQLISGERRLQASKIAGLTHIPAYVRTANDQQMLEMALIENIQRENLNSMEIALSYQRLITECSLKQEELGERVGKNRTTVNNYIRLLKLPPVIQASLRDNVISMGHARAIINIDNPETQIKLFKKIVEEDWSVRKVEEAVRNLADETEGATARRVTLPKQEIRSLQFKLSSMFGTKVSIKADEKHKGEIKIPFGSQEELDKILLVLNSSAS, from the coding sequence ATGGATACTTCGAACGCCAAAGCGCCAAAACGAATGACGGGTCTGGGACGAGGATTGGGCGCCTTGTTGCAGGATAGTGATGGGGGCAGCCGACACACCAAGCCATCGCCGTTTGAGGCCATCAGTACCATGACCGAGATCAATCTCGGATACATTGAAACCAACCCGTTTCAGCCCCGAACCCGCTTTGATGAAGAGGCCCTCAACGAACTCGCCGAGTCGATTCGGGTGCAGGGCATCATTCAGCCCATTACGGTGCGGCAGCTGGGTAAAGATCAGTATCAGCTCATCTCGGGCGAACGCCGGTTGCAGGCATCCAAAATTGCCGGGCTGACCCATATACCCGCTTATGTTCGGACGGCCAACGACCAGCAGATGCTGGAAATGGCCCTCATTGAGAACATTCAGCGGGAGAACCTCAACTCCATGGAAATTGCCCTGAGCTACCAGCGGCTCATTACGGAGTGCAGCCTCAAGCAGGAGGAGCTGGGCGAGCGTGTCGGCAAAAACCGCACAACCGTCAACAACTATATTCGGTTACTCAAACTGCCGCCGGTTATTCAGGCATCTCTGCGCGACAATGTGATCTCGATGGGCCACGCGCGGGCGATTATCAACATCGACAACCCCGAAACCCAGATCAAACTCTTCAAGAAAATTGTGGAGGAAGACTGGTCGGTGCGGAAAGTGGAGGAGGCTGTTCGGAACCTGGCCGACGAAACTGAGGGGGCAACGGCCCGGCGTGTGACCTTGCCCAAGCAGGAGATTCGGAGCTTACAGTTTAAGCTCTCGTCGATGTTTGGTACAAAGGTCTCGATCAAGGCCGACGAAAAACATAAAGGCGAGATCAAGATTCCGTTTGGATCGCAGGAAGAATTGGACAAGATTCTGCTGGTTCTGAATTCCAGTGCGTCGTAA
- a CDS encoding NYN domain-containing protein, translating into MSDNRSKLTRIGVFYDGNYFLHVSNYYNYSHERRSRISISGIHEFIRRQVAEEEDTDVRLCQIVDAHYFRGRLNAHEAHQRGNQLFYDRLFDDILMSEGVVTHYLPVKTYQGYRQEKGIDVWLALEAYELALHKSFDVVVLISADGDYVPLVRKLNTLGSRVMVLSWDFEFLNDEGERIVTRTSQDLLEEVSYPISMHQEIDNRIRKNDPIVQNLFVKQQQTRMNFSSGNAPTYGNGPVASNGNANNHNTYPDEPNYNTVDLDNGEELKISTIRSLKSGYGFINYPPNNLFFHYTSLVGADFNELQVDDEVSFKIGKNDEGKDIAVEVHLLAP; encoded by the coding sequence ATGTCAGACAATCGTAGCAAGTTGACACGTATTGGCGTGTTTTACGACGGTAATTATTTCCTACACGTAAGCAACTATTACAATTATTCTCACGAACGTCGTAGCCGTATCAGCATTTCAGGTATTCACGAGTTTATCCGGCGGCAGGTAGCCGAGGAAGAAGATACCGATGTTCGGCTATGTCAAATTGTTGATGCACATTACTTTCGGGGGCGTCTCAATGCCCACGAAGCCCATCAGCGGGGCAACCAACTGTTTTATGACCGCCTGTTCGACGATATTCTCATGTCGGAAGGGGTGGTTACGCACTATCTGCCCGTAAAAACTTATCAAGGTTACCGGCAGGAAAAAGGGATCGACGTATGGCTGGCCCTCGAAGCGTACGAGCTGGCTCTGCACAAATCATTCGACGTGGTCGTGCTGATTTCGGCCGATGGCGACTATGTACCGCTGGTGCGCAAACTGAATACCCTCGGCTCACGCGTGATGGTACTCAGCTGGGATTTCGAATTCCTTAACGACGAAGGAGAGCGCATCGTGACCCGGACCTCGCAGGACTTGCTCGAAGAGGTGTCGTACCCGATCTCGATGCACCAGGAAATTGACAATCGGATTCGCAAAAACGACCCGATTGTGCAGAATTTGTTTGTGAAGCAACAGCAAACCCGCATGAACTTTTCATCGGGCAATGCACCCACGTACGGCAACGGGCCTGTTGCCAGCAATGGGAACGCCAATAATCACAACACCTACCCCGACGAACCCAATTACAACACGGTTGATCTGGACAATGGTGAAGAACTCAAAATCAGCACGATTCGGAGTCTGAAATCGGGTTATGGGTTTATCAACTACCCACCCAACAACCTGTTCTTCCACTATACGAGTCTGGTTGGTGCCGACTTCAACGAACTGCAGGTTGATGACGAGGTTTCGTTTAAGATCGGGAAAAACGACGAAGGCAAAGATATTGCCGTAGAGGTACACCTGCTGGCCCCGTAG